One genomic window of Medicago truncatula cultivar Jemalong A17 chromosome 1, MtrunA17r5.0-ANR, whole genome shotgun sequence includes the following:
- the LOC11413151 gene encoding peroxidase 66, with protein MAPLPAQNTFPILFLLFTIFALSKAELHAHYYDQTCPQLDKIISETVLTASIHDPKVPARILRMFFHDCFIRGCDASVLLDSTATNQAEKDGPPNISVRSFYVIDEAKAKLELACPGVVSCADILALLARDVVAMSGGPYWKVLKGRKDGRVSKASDTANLPAPTLNVGQLIQSFAKRGLGVKDMVTLSGGHTLGFSHCSSFEARLHNFSSVHDTDPRLNTEFALDLKNKCPKPNNNQNAGQFLDSTASVFDNDYYKQLLAGKGVFSSDQSLVGDYRTRWIVEAFARDQSLFFKEFAASMLKLGNLRGSDNGEVRLNCRVVN; from the exons ATGGCTCCTCTGCCAGCACAAAACACCTTTCCAATCCTTTTCCTCCTCTTTACAATATTTGCATTATCCAAAGCTGAACTTCATGCCCATTACTATGACCAAACATGTCCACAATTGGACAAAATCATTTCAGAGACGGTTCTAACTGCTTCTATCCATGATCCAAAAGTCCCAGCCCGTATTTTGAGGATGTTCTTCCATGACTGTTTCATAAGG GGATGTGATGCATCAGTGTTGCTGGACTCAACTGCCACTAACCAAGCAGAGAAAGACGGCCCTCCTAATATCTCAGTTCGATCATTCTATGTGATTGATGAAGCTAAAGCAAAGCTTGAATTGGCTTGCCCAGGCGTTGTTTCTTGTGCTGATATACTTGCTCTTTTAGCAAGAGATGTGGTTGCCATG TCTGGAGGTCCATATTGGAAAGTACTAAAAGGACGGAAAGATGGAAGGGTATCAAAGGCATCTGATACCGCCAACTTACCGGCCCCAACCTTGAATGTAGGCCAACTCATTCAGAGCTTTGCTAAGAGAGGGTTGGGAGTTAAAGATATGGTGACTTTATCTGGAGGACACACTCTGGGTTTCTCACATTGTTCTTCCTTTGAGGCTCGTCTACATAATTTCAGTTCTGTTCATGACACTGACCCACGATTGAACACTGAATTTGCACTAGACCTAAAAAATAAGTGTCCAAAACCAAACAACAATCAAAACGCAGGACAGTTCCTGGACTCAACAGCATCAGTGTTTGATAATGACTATTACAAACAACTGCTGGCTGGAAAAGGTGTGTTTTCTTCCGACCAGTCACTTGTTGGTGATTACAGAACTAGATGGATTGTTGAAGCATTTGCAAGAGACCAGAGTTTGTTTTTCAAAGAGTTTGCAGCTTCAATGTTGAAACTCGGAAATCTAAGAGGCTCCGATAATGGAGAAGTGAGACTTAATTGCAGGGTTGTGAATTGA